The following proteins are encoded in a genomic region of Thiomonas sp. X19:
- a CDS encoding restriction endonuclease: MMARRRKSKSLGEMGLTLLAIGVGVLVALTFLRSSPLTIMFEVFRPWAWLAVALGAFFLGLHVLPSNRGKGLDWTPVEPVFGSRRTAPPRPADQPSGVLIDDDIRNRWRPAERTPDTPARPIVWSHAVFDLIEWRCFETLCEALLQHEGHITSSQAFGADGGIDIRLYSDASKAQLTGIVQCKNWSGKKVGEVQIREFLGLKTDHRVATAIYFTSSTFMPAAQELASRHDLTLFDGARLLRHIQTQPAEVQQHLLAVATEGDFWRATCVNCGSKMTLKTNSTNGTRFWACGRCRHTMPARQNEGVA, from the coding sequence ATGATGGCACGCCGCCGCAAGTCCAAGAGCCTCGGCGAGATGGGGTTGACGCTACTCGCCATCGGCGTGGGGGTGCTGGTTGCGCTGACCTTTCTTCGGAGCAGCCCGCTGACGATCATGTTCGAGGTCTTCCGCCCTTGGGCGTGGCTGGCTGTTGCCCTCGGGGCGTTCTTCTTGGGCCTGCACGTCCTGCCGTCCAACCGGGGCAAGGGTTTGGACTGGACGCCTGTGGAACCGGTCTTTGGAAGCCGTCGGACCGCGCCACCACGCCCTGCCGATCAGCCTAGCGGCGTGCTGATCGACGACGACATTCGCAACCGCTGGCGTCCAGCCGAGCGCACACCCGACACACCTGCACGTCCCATCGTCTGGTCACACGCTGTGTTCGACCTGATCGAGTGGCGGTGCTTTGAAACCCTGTGCGAAGCTTTGTTGCAACACGAAGGACACATCACGTCGTCGCAAGCGTTTGGCGCCGATGGTGGCATCGATATTCGACTCTACAGCGATGCATCCAAGGCGCAGTTGACCGGCATCGTGCAGTGCAAGAACTGGTCGGGGAAGAAAGTTGGTGAAGTGCAGATTCGCGAGTTCCTCGGTCTGAAAACAGATCATCGAGTCGCTACGGCCATTTACTTCACCTCGTCTACGTTCATGCCGGCAGCACAAGAGTTGGCCAGCAGGCACGACCTCACGTTGTTCGACGGAGCCCGTTTGCTTCGTCACATTCAGACCCAACCCGCCGAGGTGCAGCAGCATCTGCTGGCCGTTGCAACGGAAGGCGACTTCTGGCGTGCCACCTGTGTGAACTGCGGTTCCAAGATGACCCTGAAAACGAACTCCACCAACGGAACCCGTTTCTGGGCCTGCGGGCGCTGCCGCCACACCATGCCTGCACGCCAGAACGAAGGGGTGGCATGA
- a CDS encoding ATP-dependent endonuclease → MVLSNFKKFDNVELEFDPDLNLLIGDNEAGKSSILLALELVMSASRSKVETVGIETLLNAGGVKAFQAGARTIERLPELFVEVYLSAGVRPELNGKNNSKRLERDGLKMTFKPMDEFSKEIAEALAEDPTNFPYEYYGVHFMTFAGDAYSSVKRHVRHLAIDSSRIDSDYAAREYTRSVFALQADVAHRSKLENAYRQNKGAFRTTHLAELNDKLDDYKFAVRTSAKSNLEADLVITEDDIPIESKGKGRQCFIKTEFALRKRGGDSRLDVLLLEEPENHLSHVTMNKLIERIAQSSNKQLFIATHSSLISSRLDLRKAVLLGAGGKHARLNKLPEDTAKFFMKAPDNSVLEFSLSKKVILVEGDAEFILLDALYTKHSGSSLKRDGVHVISVGGTSFKRYLDLAKLLHVRTAVIRDNDGDYQKNCVDNYAEHVTETARVFADRDATRRKTFEICLYDDNKALCDDAFATPRRKLTALDYMLANKADAAFELLQKKEAELVAPAYIQEAIKWINE, encoded by the coding sequence ATGGTTCTATCGAACTTCAAGAAGTTCGATAACGTTGAGCTCGAGTTTGATCCTGACCTGAACCTCCTGATTGGGGACAATGAAGCCGGCAAGAGTTCCATACTGCTTGCGCTCGAGCTCGTGATGAGCGCAAGCCGCAGCAAGGTTGAGACCGTTGGCATCGAGACGCTGCTCAACGCAGGTGGAGTGAAGGCATTCCAAGCCGGCGCGCGCACTATCGAGCGCCTGCCAGAGCTATTCGTCGAGGTCTACCTGTCGGCAGGTGTAAGACCAGAGCTGAACGGGAAGAACAACTCGAAGCGCCTCGAGCGAGATGGTCTGAAGATGACCTTCAAGCCAATGGACGAGTTCAGCAAGGAGATCGCCGAGGCCCTGGCGGAGGACCCGACGAACTTCCCCTACGAGTACTACGGCGTGCACTTCATGACGTTCGCCGGCGACGCCTATTCGAGCGTCAAGCGGCATGTGCGACACTTGGCCATCGACAGCTCCAGAATCGACAGCGACTATGCTGCACGCGAGTACACCCGGTCTGTCTTCGCTCTCCAGGCGGACGTGGCCCACCGAAGCAAGCTCGAGAACGCTTATCGGCAGAACAAGGGCGCGTTCCGAACTACCCATCTTGCCGAACTGAACGACAAACTTGACGACTATAAGTTCGCAGTGCGCACGAGCGCCAAGTCAAACCTTGAAGCCGATCTGGTAATCACGGAAGACGACATTCCGATTGAGAGCAAAGGCAAGGGACGCCAGTGCTTCATCAAGACCGAGTTCGCGCTGCGCAAGCGTGGTGGAGACAGCCGCTTGGATGTGCTGCTGCTGGAGGAGCCGGAGAACCATCTCAGCCACGTGACGATGAACAAGCTCATCGAGCGCATCGCTCAGTCGTCGAACAAGCAGCTGTTCATCGCGACACACAGCAGCCTCATCTCGTCACGCCTGGACTTGCGCAAGGCGGTCCTGCTGGGTGCCGGCGGCAAACACGCCAGGCTGAACAAGCTTCCCGAGGACACCGCCAAATTCTTTATGAAGGCGCCGGACAACAGTGTGCTGGAATTTTCGTTGTCCAAGAAGGTGATATTAGTCGAGGGTGACGCCGAGTTCATTCTCCTGGACGCCCTCTATACGAAGCACTCGGGTTCCTCGCTGAAGCGTGACGGCGTGCACGTAATTTCCGTTGGCGGGACAAGCTTCAAGCGCTACCTTGACCTTGCCAAGCTGCTGCACGTGAGAACGGCCGTCATTCGCGACAACGACGGCGATTATCAGAAGAACTGCGTTGACAACTATGCAGAGCACGTAACGGAGACCGCGAGGGTCTTCGCCGATCGCGATGCAACTCGACGCAAGACGTTTGAAATCTGTCTCTACGATGACAACAAGGCGCTCTGCGACGATGCCTTCGCTACACCTCGGCGCAAGCTAACTGCGCTTGATTACATGCTGGCTAATAAGGCAGATGCCGCGTTCGAGCTTCTGCAGAAGAAGGAAGCCGAGCTCGTGGCGCCCGCCTATATTCA